A region of Petrotoga sp. 9PWA.NaAc.5.4 DNA encodes the following proteins:
- a CDS encoding L-ribulose-5-phosphate 4-epimerase, with translation MYETIKKELYEAHMNLEKYRLVAYTSGNVSVRIDKHVIIKPSGVSYDKLKAEDMVVIDLEGKVVEGALKPSVDSATHLYLYKQLEDVKSIIHTHSPYASSFALLNQALPVYSTAHADVFGVEIPISSYAPVGTEAIGKAVMEVVNQARAVLLSKHGVIVMGKDISEAVRKAIFLEEVAQTAYLAKTMGDPQPLDKEEAQRLFEFHHSHYGQTK, from the coding sequence ATGTATGAAACAATAAAGAAAGAACTCTACGAAGCTCATATGAATCTCGAAAAGTACAGATTGGTTGCATATACCAGTGGAAACGTCAGTGTTCGAATAGATAAACATGTCATTATTAAGCCTTCGGGGGTTTCTTATGATAAATTAAAAGCTGAAGATATGGTTGTTATAGATTTGGAAGGAAAAGTTGTGGAAGGGGCACTTAAACCTTCTGTTGATTCTGCAACCCATTTGTATTTATACAAACAATTAGAAGATGTTAAAAGCATAATCCATACACACTCTCCTTATGCTTCCTCATTTGCTCTTTTAAATCAGGCACTTCCTGTTTATAGTACCGCTCATGCTGATGTATTTGGAGTCGAAATACCTATTTCTTCATATGCACCTGTTGGAACAGAAGCAATAGGAAAAGCTGTTATGGAAGTAGTCAATCAAGCACGAGCGGTTCTTTTAAGCAAACACGGTGTGATAGTTATGGGCAAAGATATAAGCGAAGCAGTCAGAAAAGCAATTTTTTTGGAAGAAGTAGCTCAAACTGCTTATCTTGCAAAAACAATGGGGGATCCACAACCTTTAGATAAAGAAGAAGCTCAACGGCTTTTCGAATTCCATCATTCACATTATGGGCAAACAAAATAA